A window from Aerococcus sp. Group 1 encodes these proteins:
- a CDS encoding glutathione S-transferase C-terminal domain-containing protein: protein MSRVYDKDYDYPVESGRYQLVISQSCPFAQRTDIVRSLLGLEDVIGKSVTSPIKTDKIWDFSNQAGNQDAVLQVEYLSELYHNTDPNYDGPYSVPALVDLTTKEVVSQESLDIIKDFSTRFKDLGTSQVEDLYPADQRAAIDQCFDRIGSDLIGAPAKAHQASEQADYKKYADQFFDSLAEIDQALTGQDYLVGNRLTLADVVLYTPLVRFDTTYYTAFQVNKYRLSDFPHLWDHLQQLHQIPAFHQSTNFQAIKEGTYLGKNGRDSFGKEILPQGPVLDMWEVK from the coding sequence ATGTCAAGAGTATACGATAAAGACTATGATTATCCAGTAGAAAGTGGCCGTTATCAATTAGTTATTTCCCAGTCTTGTCCTTTTGCACAGAGAACGGATATTGTGCGTTCCTTATTAGGCTTAGAGGATGTGATTGGGAAATCAGTCACTTCGCCCATCAAAACTGATAAAATTTGGGACTTTTCTAACCAAGCCGGCAATCAAGATGCAGTTTTACAAGTGGAATACCTAAGTGAGCTCTATCATAATACTGATCCGAATTATGATGGTCCTTATTCAGTTCCTGCCCTGGTAGACTTGACTACAAAAGAAGTAGTTAGCCAAGAATCCCTTGATATTATTAAGGATTTTTCTACTCGTTTTAAGGACTTAGGGACGAGTCAAGTTGAGGACTTGTATCCTGCAGACCAGCGGGCAGCGATTGACCAGTGCTTTGACAGAATTGGGTCTGACCTAATCGGAGCGCCGGCCAAGGCCCATCAGGCTAGTGAACAAGCAGACTATAAAAAATATGCTGATCAATTTTTTGACTCTCTTGCAGAAATTGACCAAGCCTTAACTGGACAGGATTATTTAGTAGGCAACCGTTTGACCTTGGCGGATGTTGTCCTTTATACCCCCTTAGTTCGTTTTGATACCACTTACTATACAGCCTTTCAGGTTAATAAGTACCGTTTAAGTGATTTCCCGCATCTATGGGATCATTTACAACAATTACACCAAATCCCAGCATTTCATCAATCGACTAATTTCCAAGCCATTAAGGAAGGGACTTACCTCGGTAAGAACGGGCGTGATTCCTTTGGTAAAGAAATCCTGCCCCAAGGCCCAGTTTTGGATATGTGGGAAGTGAAGTAA
- the brnQ gene encoding branched-chain amino acid transport system II carrier protein, producing MSKIALNWKERLIIALMLFGLFFGAGNIIFPVSLGQQAASHVGLAVTGFNITAVGLPLLAIAAMGFSETESVFQIANKVNRPFAYFFTVGLYLTIGPLFATPRLATVSYEVGITDFVPDHLETPALFLYSALFFLLVLFFSLRSSKIIEWVGKYLTPAFLILLAVILIRALFDTGGFRQVLYPSPAYQAAPLAMGLLEGYNTMDSLAGLAFGIIIIQSIREFGIQQPRQVSREVMTSGSLSILLMAFIYIALALLGTHSLQFIPLSENGGQALSLITRHYFGLAGQVLLALMITVACLKTAIGLVVALAETFDKFHFFNLKQKHWTIIACLLAFLVANIGFDAILSLSLPVLMLLYPLACVLILLSLLPQNWQSPALYQITMAVTFVPACLDFLKASPDFISQSGLASSLTQWASHYLPFFDLGFAWLIPATVTIILCLLIQKIKQ from the coding sequence ATGTCTAAAATTGCTTTAAATTGGAAAGAGCGTCTAATCATTGCTCTCATGCTCTTTGGGCTTTTTTTCGGAGCCGGAAATATCATCTTCCCAGTCTCCCTAGGTCAACAGGCGGCTAGCCATGTGGGGCTAGCCGTGACCGGTTTTAATATTACTGCAGTGGGCCTACCTTTACTCGCCATTGCGGCTATGGGTTTTTCAGAAACGGAATCCGTCTTTCAAATCGCTAATAAGGTCAATCGCCCTTTTGCTTATTTCTTTACCGTTGGTCTCTATCTGACTATCGGCCCCCTTTTCGCCACACCGCGCTTAGCCACCGTTTCCTATGAAGTAGGAATCACTGATTTTGTGCCTGACCACTTAGAAACTCCCGCCCTGTTCTTATATTCAGCGCTCTTCTTTCTTTTGGTCCTATTCTTTAGTTTACGCTCATCTAAAATCATTGAATGGGTGGGCAAATATTTAACCCCAGCCTTTCTTATCCTATTGGCTGTGATCTTAATCCGAGCCCTCTTTGACACCGGAGGCTTCCGTCAAGTACTCTACCCTTCCCCAGCCTACCAGGCGGCCCCTTTGGCTATGGGACTATTAGAGGGCTATAACACCATGGATAGTTTAGCGGGATTGGCCTTTGGAATTATTATTATTCAATCAATTCGTGAATTTGGTATTCAACAACCCCGACAAGTCTCTCGAGAAGTGATGACATCTGGGAGTTTAAGTATTCTTTTGATGGCTTTCATCTATATTGCCTTAGCTTTACTAGGCACCCATAGCTTACAATTTATTCCCCTGTCCGAAAACGGTGGTCAAGCTTTATCACTGATTACTCGCCATTACTTCGGTTTAGCAGGACAAGTCCTCTTAGCCCTTATGATTACCGTAGCTTGCTTGAAGACCGCCATTGGACTAGTGGTGGCCCTAGCGGAAACTTTTGATAAATTTCACTTTTTCAATCTCAAGCAAAAGCATTGGACCATTATTGCCTGTCTCTTGGCCTTTCTGGTGGCCAATATCGGTTTCGACGCGATTTTATCCTTATCTCTACCAGTATTAATGTTACTTTATCCCCTAGCTTGTGTGTTGATCTTACTTAGTCTCTTACCTCAGAACTGGCAAAGTCCCGCACTCTACCAAATCACGATGGCGGTAACTTTTGTCCCAGCCTGCTTAGACTTTTTAAAAGCTTCTCCTGATTTTATCAGCCAAAGTGGACTAGCTAGTAGCCTAACCCAATGGGCCAGTCACTATCTGCCTTTCTTTGACCTCGGTTTTGCCTGGCTCATACCGGCTACTGTAACCATTATTCTCTGCTTACTTATCCAAAAAATTAAGCAATAA
- a CDS encoding plasmid mobilization protein, which produces MTDKKKRPRGRPATGRKRNIDIGMKVTREERDYLKNQAKKYGLTLADYFLTVAREHDQNH; this is translated from the coding sequence GTGACAGACAAAAAGAAACGCCCTCGTGGTCGTCCAGCTACAGGGCGGAAGCGTAACATCGATATAGGGATGAAAGTAACTCGAGAAGAAAGAGATTACCTAAAAAATCAAGCAAAGAAGTATGGTCTCACCCTGGCTGACTACTTTCTAACAGTGGCTAGGGAGCATGACCAAAACCATTAA
- a CDS encoding type II toxin-antitoxin system RelB/DinJ family antitoxin, with protein MSKKAVINVRVDEDLKKNTQAIFDDLGLDMSTAITMYLKKVNACQGIPFDVKRTSIQEALAEIEQGKGETFESVEDWWEAMNADV; from the coding sequence ATGTCTAAAAAAGCCGTTATTAATGTTCGGGTTGATGAAGATCTAAAGAAAAATACACAGGCTATTTTTGATGATTTGGGCCTTGACATGTCTACAGCGATCACAATGTATCTAAAGAAAGTTAATGCTTGTCAAGGGATTCCTTTTGACGTTAAGCGTACCAGCATTCAAGAAGCGCTAGCTGAAATCGAGCAAGGCAAAGGCGAAACTTTTGAAAGTGTGGAAGACTGGTGGGAAGCGATGAACGCCGATGTTTAA
- a CDS encoding NAD-dependent epimerase/dehydratase family protein, with translation MRIIVAGGDGFCGWPTALYLSKQGHDVAIVDNLVRRQYDKELNSNSITPIASLNERVDKWRELTGKDITVYQGDLNHYDFISIVFQEFQPEAFVHYAEQRSAPYSMIDLEHARYTQANNVLGNLNVLFAIHDYAPDCHLIKLGTMGEYGTPNIDIEEGWLEVEHKGRRDRMLYPKKPGSFYHLTKVHDSHNIEFACRSWGIRATDLNQGVVYGVNTQETAMDPVLYNRFDYDGIFGTVFNRFVVQTANGLPMSVYGKGGQTRGFINIEDTVRCIEIAALNPAERGEFRVFNQMTEQFSVMDMAHKVEKVAKEMGLNPVIDHVANPRVEEEEHYFNAVMTELKDLGLDPHYLTDEVTKNLLDLALENKDRAHQEVIMNSPSWK, from the coding sequence ATGAGAATCATCGTAGCAGGTGGAGACGGATTTTGTGGTTGGCCTACCGCCTTATATCTATCCAAACAGGGTCATGATGTGGCGATTGTCGATAATTTAGTGCGTCGGCAATACGATAAGGAGCTCAACTCCAATTCCATCACGCCCATTGCCTCCCTCAACGAACGTGTTGACAAATGGAGAGAATTAACCGGTAAAGATATTACTGTTTACCAAGGCGACTTAAACCACTATGATTTTATTTCTATTGTCTTTCAAGAGTTTCAGCCAGAAGCCTTTGTTCACTATGCAGAACAGCGCTCTGCACCTTATTCCATGATTGACCTTGAACATGCCCGCTATACCCAAGCCAATAATGTTTTAGGGAACTTAAATGTGCTCTTCGCTATCCATGACTATGCACCGGATTGCCATTTGATTAAGTTAGGCACCATGGGAGAATATGGGACGCCCAATATTGATATCGAGGAGGGTTGGCTAGAGGTTGAGCACAAGGGCCGCCGTGACCGCATGCTTTATCCTAAGAAGCCAGGTTCTTTCTATCATTTAACCAAGGTTCATGATTCTCATAATATTGAATTTGCTTGCCGGTCTTGGGGAATTCGGGCAACCGATTTGAACCAAGGAGTCGTTTATGGGGTCAATACCCAAGAAACCGCTATGGACCCTGTCCTTTACAACCGCTTTGATTATGATGGCATCTTTGGGACGGTCTTTAACCGTTTTGTGGTTCAAACCGCCAATGGCTTACCAATGTCGGTTTATGGTAAGGGTGGTCAAACTCGAGGCTTTATCAATATCGAAGATACCGTTCGTTGTATTGAAATTGCTGCTCTGAACCCTGCTGAGCGAGGAGAGTTCCGTGTCTTTAACCAAATGACGGAACAATTCTCAGTCATGGATATGGCCCATAAGGTGGAAAAAGTGGCCAAAGAAATGGGCTTAAATCCTGTCATTGATCATGTGGCTAATCCTCGTGTGGAAGAAGAAGAACATTATTTTAATGCCGTGATGACTGAGTTGAAGGACTTAGGTCTTGATCCACATTACTTAACCGATGAAGTCACCAAGAATCTATTGGACTTGGCTTTAGAGAACAAGGACCGTGCCCACCAAGAAGTGATCATGAATTCACCATCTTGGAAGTAA
- a CDS encoding HdeD family acid-resistance protein has product MKANKWEISHLISGILWILAGLAFILWQGQALLRLNNLVAWIIGLQGIFRILSQVIFDKNANGAKNRLFQLFVALGQVLVAFVMLSFPISSTYFLMRIIGIYQLLMGLVSFVTYCLMRMDHVPDRLKRLLFALVHLIFGLASLFLPIQDHNVLFWLGLYLVFIGLTYISDARKNLPNREQDQEIKRRFRFPVPIVFNLLEPNRLANKLNHFIRQEVEDELAFSSAYHDYMEENETGAVDSLQVLVQTSNAHLDLIGHLNIAYHGTVYSYGNHDVDSGHLFRAIGEGVLCKIDHQKSIEFELENGITIFEYDIELNQEQKEALEAKLAEIDDLLVPWAPETESQWDSFGGRLKRATDCAMYKFKSGQYKTYFVFGSNCVLFCDEIIGAIGLDQFLMVGVMTPGTYFDYFNNQYEKGSTRVINRRIYSTDLVKFTGLDKLKDR; this is encoded by the coding sequence TTGAAAGCAAATAAATGGGAGATTTCTCATCTTATTTCGGGGATTCTCTGGATACTAGCTGGACTCGCCTTTATTTTGTGGCAGGGACAGGCTTTATTACGATTGAATAATTTAGTAGCTTGGATCATTGGCTTACAAGGGATCTTTCGCATACTATCACAGGTGATCTTTGATAAAAATGCTAACGGAGCTAAGAATCGGCTCTTCCAACTCTTTGTAGCCCTGGGGCAAGTGCTCGTTGCATTCGTCATGTTGTCTTTTCCTATTTCATCGACCTACTTTCTGATGCGGATAATTGGTATTTATCAATTACTCATGGGCCTGGTTTCCTTTGTGACTTATTGCCTAATGCGGATGGACCATGTCCCTGATCGACTCAAGCGACTCTTATTTGCTTTGGTGCACTTGATTTTTGGTCTGGCGAGTTTATTTTTACCGATCCAAGACCATAATGTGCTCTTCTGGTTAGGTCTCTACCTGGTCTTTATTGGCTTGACTTACATTTCCGATGCCAGAAAAAATCTACCTAATCGCGAGCAAGACCAAGAGATCAAGCGTCGTTTTCGTTTCCCAGTACCGATTGTTTTTAATTTGTTGGAACCTAATCGCTTAGCCAATAAATTAAATCACTTTATCCGCCAAGAAGTAGAGGATGAACTTGCCTTTAGTAGTGCCTACCATGACTACATGGAAGAAAATGAAACAGGTGCGGTCGACAGCCTGCAGGTCTTAGTACAAACCTCCAATGCTCATCTCGACTTAATCGGGCACTTAAATATTGCCTACCATGGGACGGTTTATTCTTATGGCAACCATGACGTCGATTCGGGGCATTTATTCCGGGCGATTGGGGAAGGGGTCTTGTGTAAGATTGACCATCAGAAGAGTATCGAATTTGAATTGGAAAATGGGATTACTATTTTTGAGTATGATATTGAATTGAACCAAGAGCAGAAGGAAGCCTTAGAAGCAAAATTAGCCGAAATCGATGACTTACTGGTCCCCTGGGCGCCAGAAACTGAGAGCCAGTGGGATTCCTTTGGCGGACGTTTGAAGCGGGCAACCGATTGTGCCATGTATAAGTTTAAATCCGGTCAATATAAGACCTATTTTGTTTTTGGGAGTAATTGTGTCCTCTTCTGTGATGAAATTATTGGAGCTATTGGCTTGGACCAATTCCTCATGGTGGGAGTGATGACCCCGGGGACTTATTTTGACTATTTTAATAACCAATACGAGAAGGGTTCCACCCGGGTCATCAATCGGAGGATTTATTCCACAGACTTAGTGAAATTTACTGGGTTGGATAAATTAAAAGACCGATAG
- a CDS encoding rhodanese-like domain-containing protein: MKEVTIEEFHNIVENEDDLNILDVRPRELYEEGHVPGAKHFPLSQIEDHLDELDKDKHYYAICHDGKGSKKATEILDEHGFDVTNVEKGVPDYPGELEKA; this comes from the coding sequence ATGAAAGAAGTTACTATTGAAGAATTTCATAATATTGTCGAAAATGAAGATGATCTTAATATTTTAGACGTTCGTCCTCGCGAACTCTATGAAGAAGGTCACGTGCCTGGAGCCAAGCATTTCCCTCTTTCACAAATTGAAGACCATCTTGATGAATTAGACAAAGACAAGCATTACTATGCGATTTGCCATGATGGTAAAGGCTCTAAAAAAGCCACCGAAATTTTAGATGAACACGGTTTTGACGTCACCAACGTCGAAAAAGGCGTTCCAGACTACCCAGGAGAGCTGGAAAAAGCTTAA
- a CDS encoding D-2-hydroxyacid dehydrogenase, which translates to MTKIIVYAVTAEEKPLVEAWASRHQVEVKLVTEELTVDTVDLAAGFDGVSTSQVPRIEEPIFSRLHDLGIQQIAQRSAGVDMYDLDQAKENGIIITNVPTYSPVSIAEYTLGTIIYLNRRLNNILPRTKAHNFSRSPEVRGRVLKDLTLAVIGAGHIGQELARIYSGIGGKVVAYDIAPDPAAEKYLTFVDSLEEAVAQADIVSLHMPLTKDNYHMFDADLLAQCKEGTILVNNGRGALVDTDALLVAIDSGHIASAALDTYEAEGPYVFKDWSDKTVEDERLKTLINHPKILYTPHLAYYTDDAIKALVDGGLDSALEVIETGDAKNRVN; encoded by the coding sequence ATGACTAAAATTATCGTTTATGCTGTGACTGCTGAAGAGAAACCTTTGGTAGAAGCCTGGGCCAGTCGTCATCAAGTTGAAGTGAAGCTGGTAACAGAAGAGTTGACAGTGGATACGGTGGACTTGGCGGCAGGATTCGACGGAGTATCGACATCCCAAGTGCCTCGGATTGAAGAACCGATTTTTTCGCGTTTACATGACTTAGGCATTCAACAAATCGCCCAACGCTCAGCCGGTGTGGATATGTATGACTTAGACCAAGCTAAGGAAAATGGCATTATTATTACTAATGTGCCTACTTATTCCCCAGTTTCTATTGCTGAATACACCTTAGGAACTATTATTTATTTAAATCGTCGCTTGAATAATATCTTACCGCGGACCAAGGCACATAACTTCTCCCGTTCTCCTGAAGTTCGTGGCCGGGTCTTAAAAGACTTAACCCTAGCTGTGATTGGGGCTGGACACATTGGCCAAGAACTGGCTCGCATTTATTCTGGGATTGGCGGGAAGGTAGTTGCTTACGATATTGCCCCTGATCCAGCGGCAGAAAAATACCTTACTTTTGTGGATTCGCTTGAAGAAGCTGTAGCCCAAGCAGATATTGTCAGCCTCCATATGCCCCTAACCAAGGATAATTACCATATGTTTGACGCTGACTTATTGGCCCAATGTAAGGAAGGAACCATTCTGGTAAACAATGGCCGGGGCGCCTTGGTAGATACCGATGCTTTATTAGTAGCCATTGATTCTGGTCATATTGCTTCAGCAGCCCTTGATACCTATGAAGCAGAAGGGCCATACGTCTTCAAGGATTGGAGCGATAAAACGGTTGAAGATGAACGCCTGAAAACCTTGATCAATCATCCAAAGATTCTCTACACCCCTCACTTGGCCTACTACACCGATGACGCCATTAAGGCTTTAGTGGATGGTGGTTTAGACAGTGCCCTTGAGGTCATTGAAACCGGTGACGCTAAGAATCGCGTGAATTAG
- a CDS encoding NUDIX hydrolase yields the protein MDEVDKLVEIAIELQSIAQAGLHYGRDDFDRERYQRIRDIAAEIMAKKTQLSWQKVQDLFCGDEGYQTPKVDTRAAIIQNDEILLVKERNGLWSLPGGWCEMNMSPMKNTVKEAKEEAGREVRVKSVIAVQDRDKHNQPPYAYSIVKIFYLCEDLGGHYQDNIETSDSQYFKADQLPDLDPERTTAEQIAMCFQAYRSENWQTQFD from the coding sequence ATGGATGAAGTAGACAAATTAGTCGAGATAGCCATTGAACTACAAAGTATTGCCCAGGCGGGTTTGCATTATGGGCGGGATGATTTTGACCGAGAGCGTTACCAACGGATTCGCGATATTGCAGCCGAAATTATGGCAAAGAAAACTCAGCTAAGCTGGCAAAAAGTTCAAGATCTCTTTTGTGGGGATGAAGGATACCAAACCCCGAAAGTGGATACTCGGGCAGCCATTATTCAAAATGATGAGATCTTATTGGTCAAAGAACGCAATGGTTTATGGTCTTTGCCTGGGGGCTGGTGTGAGATGAATATGTCTCCGATGAAAAATACAGTTAAAGAGGCCAAGGAAGAAGCTGGTCGTGAGGTTAGGGTAAAATCGGTAATCGCTGTCCAAGATCGCGATAAACATAACCAACCTCCCTACGCTTATAGTATTGTGAAGATATTTTATCTTTGTGAGGATTTAGGTGGGCATTACCAAGATAATATTGAAACCAGTGACAGTCAGTACTTTAAAGCCGACCAATTGCCAGATCTGGATCCAGAACGAACCACAGCAGAACAAATTGCTATGTGCTTTCAAGCTTATCGTAGTGAGAATTGGCAGACTCAATTTGATTAA
- a CDS encoding type II toxin-antitoxin system YafQ family toxin, translated as MFKIVQSPKFKRRFKKYQKKHFDMIKVKEAVQALQTQDKDLLKTKYKDHALSGDWQGVRELHITDDWLLVYDIV; from the coding sequence ATGTTTAAGATTGTTCAATCGCCTAAATTTAAAAGACGATTTAAAAAGTATCAGAAAAAACATTTTGATATGATAAAAGTTAAGGAAGCTGTTCAAGCTTTGCAAACTCAAGACAAAGATTTGCTTAAGACAAAGTATAAAGATCACGCTTTAAGCGGTGATTGGCAGGGCGTTCGTGAGTTGCACATTACAGACGATTGGTTGTTAGTTTATGATATAGTATAA
- a CDS encoding type II toxin-antitoxin system HicB family antitoxin: MYLYYAIFTPSGGKYTIEFPDLDGAYSFGEDMNDALYMAKYLLEGWLIIAKKEGNSIPKASSFDDLIISEDALLIPIKVDLKHT, translated from the coding sequence ATATATTTATACTATGCCATCTTTACTCCATCAGGAGGCAAATATACTATTGAATTTCCAGATTTAGATGGCGCGTATTCTTTCGGTGAAGATATGAACGATGCCCTCTATATGGCTAAGTATCTTCTTGAAGGATGGTTAATTATTGCTAAAAAAGAAGGTAATTCAATTCCCAAGGCATCGTCTTTTGATGACTTGATAATTTCTGAAGATGCATTACTGATTCCTATTAAAGTGGATCTTAAACATACCTAA